A genome region from Euphorbia lathyris chromosome 4, ddEupLath1.1, whole genome shotgun sequence includes the following:
- the LOC136226629 gene encoding flavonol sulfotransferase-like has protein sequence MDTCSSSMSKMIANTSVTDESSAQDIEMYISSLPQQPSWRPSLNLYKYQGFWCYSDFIKGIILFQKNFIPQPNDILLCSIPKSGTTWVKSLSVAISTRSKFPGSDPNSTANPLLTKLPHEIVLNQELFHRLGHERDIQNPLISTHVPFDSLPKSILNSNTKIIYVCRNPKDVLVSLWHFSCNKQAETITFGEAYEMFCNGVLNYGPYWDHVLGYWKASLEFPDRILFLKYEDLKNDGCLYVKKMADFMGCPFSVDEEEQGIVEKIVKLCSFESLSNLEVNKSKNTPKHYPIKMENNVFFRKGEVGDWKNYLTVEMAEKLDQIIEEKFSGSGLSV, from the coding sequence ATGGATACTTGTTCTTCTTCCATGTCCAAAATGATTGCGAATACTTCAGTTACAGATGAATCATCAGCTCAAGATATTGAAATGTACATTTCAAGCCTCCCTCAACAACCAAGCTGGCGTCCTTCACTAAATCTGTACAAATACCAAGGATTTTGGTGTTATTCAGATTTTATCAAAGGAATCATATTATTCCAGAAAAATTTCATTCCTCAACCCAATGATATTCTTCTGTGTAGCATTCCAAAATCAGGCACAACTTGGGTTAAATCCCTCTCTGTTGCCATTTCAACTAGATCTAAATTTCCTGGCAGTGATCCAAATTCCACAGCAAATCCTTTACTCACTAAGCTTCCACATGAAATTGTGCTTAATCAGGAATTGTTTCATCGCCTTGGCCATGAAAGGGACATTCAAAATCCCTTAATTTCGACTCATGTTCCTTTCGATTCCTTGCCTAAATCCATTCTCAATTCCAACACTAAAATCATCTATGTGTGTAGGAATCCCAAGGATGTTCTTGTTTCTCTATGGCATTTTTCGTGTAATAAGCAAGCAGAGACAATCACATTCGGGGAGGCGTATGAAATGTTCTGCAATGGAGTTTTGAATTATGGACCGTATTGGGATCATGTGTTAGGATATTGGAAAGCAAGTCTGGAATTTCCTGACAGAATATTGTTTCTGAAGTATGAAGATCTGAAAAATGATGGTTGTCTCTATGTGAAGAAAATGGCTGATTTCATGGGCTGTCCATTCTCTGTTGATGAAGAGGAACAAGGTATAGTGGAGAAGATTGTTAAGCTTTGTAGTTTTGAGAGTTTGAGCAATTTGGAGGTGAATAAGAGCAAAAACACCCCCAAACATTATCCTATCAAAATGGAAAACAATGTATTCTTTAGGAAAGGTGAAGTTGGTGACTGGAAGAACTATCTTACAGTTGAAATGGCAGAAAAGTTAGACCAAATCATCGAGGAAAAGTTTAGTGGTTCTGGTTTAAGTGTCTGA